A window from Gasterosteus aculeatus chromosome 14, fGasAcu3.hap1.1, whole genome shotgun sequence encodes these proteins:
- the taok3b gene encoding serine/threonine-protein kinase TAO3, producing MSGYKRMRRQHQKQLIALENRLKAEMDEHKLRLQKELETHANNTYIELERLAKRHTAQTDKEMKSVAAEERRIQQQIVAQQKKELTTFLEDQKKEYRLCKDKIKEEMSEDPDTAKEEKQERLSRHKETIQRSQAEEEAHLLTQQRLVYDRSCRALKRRSLVRKQEFEQEQLREELNKKSTQKEMEHALMIRQDESTQDMERRQLLMLQKLRVELMRLQHQTELENQEEYNGRRQRELHRKHTMEQRQQPRDLKMLEMQIKKQFQDTCKVQNKQYKALRNHQLEVSPKGDHKIILKSLKEEQTRKLAVLAEQYEQSINEMMASQAMRLDAEQEAECQALKQQLKQEMELLDAYQRKTKSQMEAQHEREQQKLEQKVSIRRAHLEQKIEEELAALQKERTEKIKHLLERQDREINTFETESRSLGFGSLESLDFPKEDNR from the exons ATGTCTGGGTATAAACGCATGCGGCGGCAGCACCAGAAGCAGCTGATCGCCCTGGAGAACAGGCTAAAGGCCGAGATGGATGAGCATAAGCTCCGGTTGCAGAAGGAATTagaaacacatgcaaacaacaCTTACATTGAGCTGGAAAGACTGGCCAAACGGCACACGGCTCAAACAGACAAAGAG ATGAAGTCAGTGGCAGCTGAGGAGAGGCGGATCCAGCAACAGATTGTTGCTCAGCAAAAAAAAGAGCTGACAACTTTCTTAGAGGATCAGAAAAAGGAGTACAGGCTCTGCAAGGACAAGATCAAAGAA GAGATGAGCGAAGACCCCGACACAGCCAAGGAAGAGAAGCAGGAGCGTCTGTCCAGGCACAAAGAAACAATACAGCGCTCtcaggcggaggaggaagcTCACCTGTTGACCCAGCAGAGGCTGGTCTACGACCGCAGCTGCAGGGCCCTGAAGCGCCGGAGTCTGGTCAGGAAGCAAGAGTTCGAACAGGAGCAACTGAGAGAG GAGCTGAACAAGAAGAGCACCCAGAAGGAGATGGAACACGCCTTGATGATCCGGCAGGACGAGTCCACTCAGGACATGGAGCGCAGGcagctgctgatgctgcagaaGCTACGCGTTGAGCTCATGCGGCTGCAGCACCAGACGGAGCTGGAGAACCAGGAGGAGTACAACGGCCGACGGCAGAGAGAGCTGCACAGGAAACACACCAtggagcagcggcagcagcccaGAGACCTCAAG ATGTTGGAGATGCAGATCAAAAAACAGTTCCAGGACACGTGCAAGGTGCAGAACAAGCAGTACAAAGCTCTGAGGAACCATCAGCTGGAGGTCTCCCCAAAAGGCGACCACAAGATTATCCTGAAGAGCCTTAAGGAGGAGCAGACACGCAAGCTGGCCGTACTGGCTGAGCAGTATGAGCAGAGCATCAACGAGATGATGGCTTCACAAGCG ATGCGATTGGACGCAGAGCAGGAAGCGGAGTGCCAGGCCctgaagcagcagctgaagCAAGAGATGGAGCTCCTGGACGCCTACCAGAGAAAAACCAAGTCGCAGATGGAGGCCCAACACGAGCGAGAGCAGCAGAAACTCGAGCAGAAGGTCTCCATACGCAGAGCGCACCTTGAACAGAAG ATTGAAGAGGAACTGGCGGCACTTCAGAAGGAACGCACCGAAAAGATCAAGCACTTGTTGGAGCGTCAGGACAGAGAAATCAACACTTTCGAAACAGAAAGCCGAAGCCTCGGCTTTGGGAGCCTGGAATCTCTGGACTTCCCCAAAGAAGACAACAGATGA
- the LOC120832081 gene encoding heat shock protein beta-1 has translation MGEQNKISSRPIFRRDVSWDPFPNWTQPSRIFAQDFGLPPFLDSGDLDWIEWSKRRLASFSWPGYTQSPLLPPFGGQCPPALNQKGQRQRASGVSEIQTGQDSWKINLDVNHFSPEEITITTKEGYLQISGNHEEKQDEHGSVSRCFTRKYKLPMGVDLQHISSSLSGDGVLSVEAPAPGTSVSNPPNEIVIPVQIRRTDQQDGEK, from the exons ATgggggaacaaaacaaaatatcatCCCGTCCCATTTTCCGCCGAGATGTGAGCTGGGATCCTTTCCCCAACTGGACGCAGCCGAGTCGAATCTTTGCTCAGGATTTTGGACTCCCTCCTTTCCTGGATTCCGGCGATCTGGACTGGATAGAGTGGTCCAAGAGGAGACTGGCGTCTTTCTCCTGGCCGGGTTACACACAATCACCCCTTCTGCCTCCGTTCGGGGGTCAGTGCCCTCCGGCGCTGAACCAAAAGGGTCAGAGGCAGCGAGCAAGCGGAGTGTCAGAGATCCAGACGGGGCAGGACAGCTGGAAGATAAACCTGGACGTCAATCACTTCTCACCTGAGGAAATTACGATCACCACCAAAGAGGGTTATTTGCAAATATCAG GAAATCATGAAGAAAAGCAAGACGAGCACGGATCTGTTTCCAGGTGCTTCACCCGGAAATACAA GCTGCCGATGGGGGTGGACTTGCAGCACATCAGCTCCTCGCTGTCCGGTGATGGTGTTCTGTCCGTGGAGGCCCCCGCCCCGGGAACATCCGTCAGCAACCCACCCAATGAGATCGTGATACCCGTTCAGATCAGACGGACGGATCAGCAGGACGGTGAGAAGTGA